A segment of the Fusarium musae strain F31 chromosome 2, whole genome shotgun sequence genome:
TCTCGTCGTCGGAATTTTAGCAGGGGCCGCTCATCATTATCCCATCAGTCGTCAGCTTTCTCGATATTACACAAGGCACAACTGAGCCCAATTCAGTCAGCAATACTTCCTAGTTCCCAACAGCACCTGCCTCCAAATCGTCCCTATCCTGTAGCTTTCGCTTTCCAGGGTTCGACATCTCCACATCGTTATCTTCTTCCGTCGGGACCGTCAACTCGTCGCCATTGGAATATTCGACAATCTCCCACTCGACCTTGACCTGGCCATCATGAGATTGTTTGACACCTTGACTGCGGCGCATGTTACCTAGGCGCGTTCCTTCGACCATGCCATCAAACCACGGAACTCCATACGACTGGCGCAATGCAGTGTTCCTACCAACCACTGCTGGTGACTGGCCTGCCGAGGCTttgccatcttcctcttctggaaTCAGTCCCATGTCTTCCAGATCTCGCAGGTCCTCCCTCAGCAAGCTTCCGAGCGTCAGGTTGATAAATTCGGCCTCGGTATGCGGGTTTTCGGACCAGTAGGACAGTGGTGTGCCACAGTAGCCGCAGAAGTGACGTTTTGAGTATTGTTGGCTAGGGTGTGTATAAACTCGTCGAATCAAGGCGTGTGTCTCGTCCGGGAAGAAAGAGTAGGTGGTACTATGATACCATGAAAGCGGAACTCGGATGTAGGCGGCCAGTGGAGTTGCAAGAGGTATCTCTGTAGGCGGATGTCAGATCATATCCTCGATACTCGCGGGTGTGTCTCTGAaggacatcatcaacttaCGATGTGCAGACTCTGTGTTGAAGAGAACCTGTGCCTCATTGATGCCATTCTGGGGAACAGCGATTATGTAACGGTTGCGGCCGCATTGGCAGCCACCGCGCAACGGCCTGAGAGTGCTCATGGTCGACAGAGAGGTCACCCGTTGACTCTGTAAAGTGTGTATCAGTCACGTCTATCAAGACAGGAAGCACGTATGGATGTTTATGTTTGGAGGGAGGGGAAAGTTTGGGTGATGAAGTCGAAGTGGTTGGAGTGCAAGGATGGAATTTGTTTGGTGATTAGCAGTTCCCGCCCACCttctcacctcacctccGTACGCTGCCGGCACACGGGAAGAGCTCCAGGTGGCAGGCAGGACCCAGTAGGTGGACAGGCAGTGACGACATATTCCAGCGAGTTCCCGCTAAACGTAGAGTTTCTACGGCTCTCTAGCGCTTCGTGGGGGTTTCTAGAATTCTGCCAGCCCCACTGAACAGCTGAATGCCCCTCTTTTGACGAACGTACGATTAGCAAGATGGGCATCGGTCTACCCTATAAACTTTGAACAGTAAGTTGAGTATACTGGTGTTTAGAAAAAGGTTTGGAGATAAACTTATTCAGGGGCCATTTAACgtattcttcttgttgggGTATTTTTTTCTTGCCAATCTCCTTCGAGTTGTTTTACGTTGGTGAGTATGTATTCTAGTTTGCTAATCAAGGTGGCATTTAATCATCAGCAAACGTTCCAGCATAATGCCGACACCTAAAAAGAGCCATGCGCAATCCTCGACTTTGCATACATGAAaatgatgaatgaatgagggGAGGACTGTGCTTAAATTTCAAGACACGCCTAAACACTTtatctttactttaaagaatattgaatataagcttaatatatgtTATCTAAAGGAGGAAAGACAACCTACAGACTATCAACATTCAGAGGATCAGGCAAATGTAGTTTAGGTAGGTTCAGGAAAAGATCTATAATGTAGTGATTGTTGGCGCCTTGTTGTAGTTTAATGCCCCTTGAGGTAAGGGTTTGACGAGAGAATTTTATACATGGTAAGGTAAGGTCAACCCATTCATGAAACTAAATTTCCCCAAGGCTTATTAAAAACAAAAGAGCTAGCGAGATAAACAAGGCTTCCACCTCGTCACTTACTACCAGGTACCTTAATCCTACCTATTTGTTACATCATGTTTTTCATATCTCAATGAAAGTGAGCGAAGTGAGGTATCGAGACTCCTGCACACTGCACTATTCGAATAGTCAGCTTTTACCTACTATGACGCAGCTAAATCACATAGCAACATCTGCCACGACCACCTCATTAGTAGCCCAAGACTGCCTCAGTCTCCGAAACACGACAACCAGTATTCCTCTTCTCGGGTTCGGCACCTACAAAATTCGCGGTCAAACATGCACTACCGCAGTTTTGGCAGCACTTTCAGCGGGCTACAGCCACATTGACTCAGCTGCGTTATATCGCAATGAGGTGTGCGTCTACGAGGCCATCGAACAGTCTGGTGTGCCTCGTGAAGCGATTTTCCTTACTACGAAAGTCGGGAGTCCACGAAGGATGTCAGGCCAGGGTGACGTGTATCAAGATGTTGTCAAAACTGTGGACCGTATCGCTGGAGTAGACGGATACGTAGACTTACTGTTGATGCACGTTCCTGGACCATCCACAGATTACCGTCAGAGATTATGGGCAGCGATGGAAATGGTTAAGAGCAGGGGGAGAGCCAAAAGTATTGGTGTCAGCAACTTTCGAGTCCGGCATCTCGAAGAACTGAAGGAGTATGCCACTGAATGGCCTCCAAGTGCGAACCAAATCGAGGTGAGCTAGACTCTCCGCTGCAGTCTTGGAAGAAATCTAATGTTACGGTGCCTGTGTAATATCAGCTACACCCCTGGTGCCAGCAACGAGATGTCGTGACTTACTGTCAGGACAACGGTATTGTTATCGAGGCATACAGCCCGCTTGCAACTGGTACTCGGCTTGATGACCCAGAAGTACAAAGGGTAGCATCAAAGCATGACAAGACTCCAGCAAAGATCCTTATCCGGTATTCACTCCAGAAAGGCTGGATACCTCTACCCAAGAGCTCATATCCGGATCGCATTCAAGAGAATATTATGGTTTTTGATTTTGCTCTCGACACAGATGACATGGTAGCTTTGGATGCGCTAGACGAAGGGCCCGCAGGTGCTGTTTTTCGAATGAATGTTGATTAACCACATAACACGTCACCAAATAATGATTTGGAAGCAAACCTATCCGTCAACTTCGCAACGCTTGAGTGGCTTCACTATGATGTTGGGTGTATTATGTGATATTACAAGATTGCTAAAGAAATCGTTCCCGGCTACTCGAGTAAGTTCTATGCCGTTCTTTTCCCCACAAAGTCCCAAGCGACTCTCCTATTCCCTTCCATGCTTGGCCCACTCCCTAAGTACGTTCTTCTTGATTTTGCCTGTGCTGGTCTTGGGGAGCTCATCTACAACCTCGACTTCTCTAGGAACCATGAACTTGCTAATATCACTCTGATGCTTTGCCCACGAGATGACCTCTTCTCCTTTTAcagtcttgccatccttgactGTGATGTACACCTTGGGTCGTTCACCCCAGTGTGAGTCCGGGACAGCTACAGCGCCAGCTTCGAGGATGTCTGGGTGCTGGGCGAGCATACTCTCGAGAGCAACAGATGATATGTTCTCACCCCCAGAAATGATGATGTCCTTCGCACGATCCTGAATCTGAGCGCTACCATCAGGATGCCATACTGCTAGGTCTCCAGAGTGAAGTACGCCCCCAGCAAAGAGCTGCCGTGTAGCTTCAGGATCCTTGTAATATCCTTTGGCGCAAATGTTTCCGGTGAAAACAATCTCACCAACCTCGTTACCGTCCCTGGCGACGTCAAGAAGCACGCCTTGTGGTTGGTCTGGCTTGATAACCCGGATAGGCTGACTTGTGATGAAGCCATGGCCTTGCCGGGACATCTTGGCAAACTTTTCTTGGGGAGGTAGATTATCCCATTCAGGAAGAATGTAGCATTTCGTAATAGGTCCGTATGTTTCTATAAAAATGAGCGTCAGCAATTGCCTGTACCGATGATTCTTCTTGTTGCGCACCTGTCATCCCATAAACATGAACGGGCATGAGATTAAGCTTAGTCTATATATCATAGTCAGTTTTGGATGATTGTGAGACCCGAACATATAGGAAAACATACCATTTGCTCAAACAGGTATCCAGTGGGTGGACTAGCGGCTACAGTAACCTTGACCTCTTGCGGTAGCCTTTCAGCTTCCTTGGCCGCTACTAGCAGTGTGTTGACTGTAGGAGCGGCGTTAAAGTGAGTGATGTCCTCTTCCTTTAGCAGTTTCCAAATAAGAGGGTAGTCAATCTTTCTCAAGCAAACATTTGTGCCGCGAACAGCGACGACTGACCAAGGAAACGTCCATCCAATCGCGTGGAACCTGTATATGGTCAGCCAGTCATGATTACACGGTGAGCAAGTTATCTTCACTTACATGGGAAGCGTCCACAGGTACTTGCATCGTCCAATGTTGAGGCCCGACTCAATAATATTGGCCAGAGAAGCAAGATAGGCACCTCGATGCGTGTATACAACGCCCTTGGGACGTGATGTTGTTCCAGAGGTGAAAGGGATGGCAAGCATATCGTCCTCACTTCGTGCCTGAGCATGAAGGCCAGC
Coding sequences within it:
- a CDS encoding hypothetical protein (EggNog:ENOG41), with protein sequence MSDPPSRIRSILNHLRPHPTAPVNFHTLSPTTFLERAASIEPDAEAIFHITVNGAVLRRSYAEFADRARGLAYYFLKHGYRRVGILAPNTPAFLESIYGIVAAGAVIVPANYRLKQDDIAYIFDFAEVDCIIVDNEFVGLLDAYKEKHQSVPLIVDMVGTPPCAHVHSCLEVVANLAPQDTDATEGQLSGPFDEAVLEGLKHDIDQGSHGWAGLHAQARSEDDMLAIPFTSGTTSRPKGVVYTHRGAYLASLANIIESGLNIGRCKYLWTLPMFHAIGWTFPWSVVAVRGTNVCLRKIDYPLIWKLLKEEDITHFNAAPTVNTLLVAAKEAERLPQEVKVTVAASPPTGYLFEQMTKLNLMPVHVYGMTETYGPITKCYILPEWDNLPPQEKFAKMSRQGHGFITSQPIRVIKPDQPQGVLLDVARDGNEVGEIVFTGNICAKGYYKDPEATRQLFAGGVLHSGDLAVWHPDGSAQIQDRAKDIIISGGENISSVALESMLAQHPDILEAGAVAVPDSHWGERPKVYITVKDGKTVKGEEVISWAKHQSDISKFMVPREVEVVDELPKTSTGKIKKNVLREWAKHGRE